In Paroedura picta isolate Pp20150507F chromosome 12, Ppicta_v3.0, whole genome shotgun sequence, one DNA window encodes the following:
- the ADD2 gene encoding beta-adducin produces the protein MSNETIPEEVSSLPSQVQHYFDQFSEDDPEYLRMRNMAADLRQDFNLMEQKKRVTMILQSPSFREELESLIQEQMKKGNNSNIWALRQIADFMASTAPSVFPTSPLNLSTVMPINDLHSTDSASLAKGERLMRCKVGSIYRLLDLFGWAQLSSTYVTLRVSKEQDHFLICPVGLSCHEVTASTLVKVNVLGEVVEQGSTSFPVDTQGFSMHSAIYAARPDVRCIIHLHTPATAAVSAMKCGLLPISHDALLAGDMVYFDYNGDMEDEADRIELQKCLGPTCKVLVLRNHGVVALGDTVEEAFYKIFHLQAACDVQISAQSCAGGTENLIMLEREKHRPHDVGSVRWAGSTFGPMQKSRLGEHEFEALMRMLDNLGYRTGYAYRYPFVQEKSKHKSEVEIPATVTAFIFEEEGAPISTLRQHAQKQQKEKTRWLNTPNTYLRVNVAEESQGSAGSQRTKTTWMKADEVEKTSSGTAIRIENPNQFVPLYTDPQEVLEMRNKIREQNRQDVKSAGPQSQLLASVIAEKSRSPSTESNLADGEVKDAAVEEGLPEPEPPNPFSQLTDQELEEYKKEVERKKMGLDGEKDADAEEQVTSPAEITATHTVKSPTKPGLKSPPMSPSKSSEGEKKTESSPTPADPAATDTTGQPATVVENGKEDEQNVEDALSKGISQMTTNTETDTAKDKNESVTSGPVSPEGSPSKSPSKKKKKFRAPSFLKKSKKKEKAES, from the exons ATGAGCAACGAAACCATCCCCGAGGAGGTCTCCTCCTTGCCCTCCCAGGTTCAGCATTACTTTGACCAGTTCTCCGAAGACGACCCCGAGTACTTGCGCATGAGGAACATGGCTGCTGACCTCCGCCAGGATTTCAACCTGATGGAACAGAAGAAAAGAGTCACCATGATTCTGCAGAGCCCT TCTTTCAGGGAGGAGTTGGAGAGCCTCATCCAAGAGCAGATGAAGAAGGGAAACAACTCCAATATCTGGGCCCTTCGGCAGATTGCAGATTTTATGGCCAGCACTGCTCCTTCTGTCTTCCCCACATCACCGTTGA ACCTCTCTACAGTGATGCCCATCAACGACCTCCACAGCACCGACTCCGCATCTCTGGCCAAAGGAGAGAGGCTCATGCGCTGCAAGGTTGGCAGCATCTACCGACTGCTCGACCTCTTCGGCTGGGCACAGCTGAGCAGCACTTACGTCACG CTGCGGGTCAGCAAAGAGCAGGACCACTTCTTGATTTGCCCTGTAGGTCTTTCCTGTCATGAAGTCACCGCTTCGACTTTG GTTAAAGTGAACGTGCTGGGGGAGGTGGTAGAGCAAGGGAGCACCAGCTTCCCAGTGGACACCCAAGGATTCAGCATGCACTCGGCCATCTACGCGGCTAGACCCGACGTGAGATGCATCATCCATCTGCACACGCCCGCCACAGCTGCA GTGTCTGCAATGAAATGTGGTCTCCTGCCTATTTCCCATGAtgcactgctggcaggggataTGGTATATTTTGACTACAATGGTGACATGGAGGATGAAGCAGACAGAATTGAGTTACAGAAGTGTCTTGGGCCCACTTGCAAG GTTCTAGTGCTGCGGAACCATGGTGTGGTGGCTCTTGGGGACACAGTGGAAGAAGCGTTTTATAAGATCTTTCATTTGCAGGCTGCCTGCGATGTACAG ATCTCAGCCCAGTCTTGTGCTGGTGGAACAGAGAATCTGATCATGCTGGAGCGAGAAAAACACAGACCCCACGATGTTGGCTCGGTCCGATGGGCTGGGAGCACCTTTGGACCTATGCAGAAGAGTCGCCTGGGAGAACATGAATTCGAAGCCCTCATGAGGATGCTGGACAACCTT GGCTACCGGACTGGGTATGCCTATCGCTACCCATTCGTCCAGGAGAAAAGCAAGCATAAGAGCGAAGTGGAGATCCCAGCCACTGTCACAGCGTTCATCTTTGAAGAGGAGGGGGCCCCCATTTCGACGCTACGGCAGCAtgctcagaagcagcagaaagaaaagaCCCGCTGGCTGAACACACCAAACACCTACTTGCGAGTAAACGTGGCTGAGGAAAGCCAAGGCAGTGCAGGGAGTCAACGCACTAAAACCACG TGGATGAAAGCTGACGAGGTGGAGAAAACCAGCAGCGGGACGGCAATCCGAATTGAAAACCCAAACCAATTTGTGCCTCTCTACACAGACCCACAAGAAGTTCTGGAAATGAGGAACAAG ATTCGAGAGCAAAACCGACAAGATGTCAAATCAGCAGGGCCCCAGTCTCAGCTACTCGCCAGCGTGatagcagagaaaagcagaagccCG TCAACAGAAAGTAACTTGGCAGATGGAGAAGTGAAAGATGCAGCCGTTGAGGAGGGTCTTCCTGAGCCGGAACCACCCAACCCCTTCAGCCAGCTCACAGACCAGGAGCTGGAGGAGTACAAGAAAGaggtggagagaaagaaaatgggtctGGATG gTGAGAAAGATGCTGATGCAGAGGAACAGGTGACTTCCCCAGCTGAAATTACTGCTACCCACACAGTAAAGAGTCCCACAAAGCCTGGCTTGAAAAGCCCACCCATGTCACCATCCAAGTCTTCAGAAG GCGAGAAGAAGACAGAGAGCAGCCCAACACCCGCTGACCCTGCTGCTACTGACACAACAGGCCAGCCAGCAACAGTGGTGGAGAATGGGAAAGAGGATGAGCAAAATGTAGAGGACGCTCTAAGCAAAGGAATCAGCCAGATGACCACCAACACAGAAACTGACACCGCAAAGGACAAAAACGAGTCTGTCACCAGCGGGCCTGTGTCTCCGGAAGGCTCGCCATCCAAGTctccttcaaagaagaagaagaaattccgGGCTCCCTCCTTTCTGAAAAAGAgtaagaagaaagagaaggcagaGTCTTGA